One genomic region from Bacillus aquiflavi encodes:
- the pheT gene encoding phenylalanine--tRNA ligase subunit beta produces the protein MYVSYKWLQDYIDLTDITPEELAEKITKSGIEVDVVKALNEGVSGLVVGHVLQCEPHPNADKLNKCQVHIGEEEPVQIICGAPNVAKGQKVIVAKAGAILPGNFKIKRTKLRGEESNGMICSLQEIGVEGKLVPKEFADGIFVFPDDAQVGVDAMSLLNRDDHVLELDLTPNRSDCLSMLGVAYEVAAILGKNVKIPEVNKQESSEIAADYIRVNVEASEDNPLYVAKVIKNVKIGSSPLWMQARLAAAGIRPHNNVVDITNYVLLEYGQPLHAFDYERLGSEEIVVRRGKNGEVIKTLDDVERTLTNDHLVITNGTEPVAIAGVMGGANSEVQQETTTILLESAYFKGVTVRKASRDLGLRSEASARFEKGVDPNRVRPAIERAAQLIAQYANGEVLAGTVEADCLKIQNAVITITLEKINRVLGTQLTVNEVKNIFAKLQFEAVVENETFTVTVPTRRGDITIEEDLIEEVARLYGYDLLPVTLPIGSSIPGKLSMYQKKRRAVRRYLEGAGLYQAVTYSLTSKQMATQYALELRQPIQLSMPMSEEQSYLRLSIVPQLLEVLKYNLARNNDRVAVYELGSVFLSNEDNQLPEEREHLAGAVTGLWESHPWQGEKKLVDFFVLKGILQVLFAKLGLGNKIEYKQSEMDGLHPGRTASIYLSGKNIGFIGQVHPTVQKEMDLKDTYVFEIAIKDVLEAEAAPLQYELIPKYPSITRDIALVVNYDRTAAELVQVIENAGGKLLKDVNVFDLYEGEHMESGKKSIALSLKYFAPERTLTDEEVTKVHNKVLEALQEKTGAVFRS, from the coding sequence ATGTACGTTTCATATAAATGGCTTCAAGATTATATAGATTTAACTGATATAACACCCGAAGAATTGGCGGAGAAAATTACGAAAAGCGGTATTGAAGTTGATGTAGTAAAAGCTCTTAATGAGGGAGTTAGCGGTCTTGTTGTCGGTCATGTACTACAATGTGAGCCACACCCGAATGCTGATAAATTAAACAAATGTCAAGTTCATATTGGGGAAGAAGAGCCGGTGCAAATTATTTGTGGAGCTCCGAATGTGGCGAAGGGACAAAAAGTGATTGTTGCGAAAGCGGGTGCCATTTTACCAGGTAATTTTAAAATAAAACGAACAAAGCTCCGCGGGGAAGAGTCTAATGGAATGATTTGTTCCTTGCAAGAGATCGGTGTGGAAGGGAAGTTAGTGCCAAAAGAGTTTGCTGATGGAATTTTCGTGTTTCCTGATGATGCCCAAGTTGGTGTCGATGCCATGTCCTTACTAAATCGTGATGATCATGTGCTTGAACTGGATTTAACACCGAACCGTTCAGACTGTTTAAGTATGCTTGGAGTTGCCTATGAAGTTGCTGCTATTTTAGGAAAAAATGTAAAAATTCCTGAGGTAAATAAACAAGAAAGCTCAGAAATAGCAGCAGATTATATTCGAGTGAATGTAGAGGCAAGCGAAGATAACCCGCTATATGTGGCGAAAGTTATTAAAAATGTAAAAATCGGTTCGTCACCGCTATGGATGCAAGCACGATTAGCTGCTGCTGGTATTCGTCCACATAATAATGTAGTCGATATTACAAATTATGTTTTATTAGAGTACGGACAGCCGCTTCATGCATTCGATTATGAGCGGTTAGGTTCTGAAGAAATTGTTGTTCGCCGTGGAAAAAATGGTGAGGTTATAAAAACGTTAGATGATGTAGAACGAACATTGACTAATGATCATCTTGTAATCACAAATGGAACTGAACCAGTAGCGATTGCAGGTGTAATGGGTGGAGCAAACTCGGAAGTTCAACAAGAGACGACGACAATTTTATTAGAGTCTGCATATTTTAAAGGTGTAACAGTTCGAAAGGCTTCAAGAGATCTTGGACTAAGAAGTGAAGCTAGTGCAAGGTTTGAAAAAGGGGTTGACCCGAATCGTGTCCGTCCTGCAATCGAGCGAGCTGCTCAATTAATCGCTCAATATGCAAATGGAGAAGTATTAGCTGGAACAGTTGAGGCAGATTGTCTAAAAATACAAAATGCTGTCATTACGATTACACTTGAAAAGATAAATCGCGTTCTCGGAACACAATTAACAGTTAATGAAGTTAAAAACATATTTGCAAAACTGCAATTTGAAGCTGTAGTTGAAAATGAGACATTTACTGTTACTGTGCCAACACGCCGCGGAGATATTACGATAGAAGAAGATCTTATTGAAGAAGTGGCACGTCTTTATGGCTATGATCTTCTACCAGTTACATTACCAATTGGCTCTTCTATTCCGGGTAAGCTGTCAATGTATCAAAAGAAACGTCGCGCTGTTCGTCGATACTTAGAAGGAGCAGGTCTTTATCAAGCAGTTACTTATTCATTAACTAGTAAGCAAATGGCGACACAGTATGCACTTGAATTACGACAGCCAATTCAATTATCAATGCCGATGAGTGAAGAACAAAGCTACCTACGATTAAGTATTGTTCCACAGCTTTTAGAAGTATTAAAATATAATTTAGCTCGGAATAATGATCGTGTAGCAGTATATGAGCTCGGTTCAGTCTTTTTAAGTAACGAAGATAACCAACTGCCGGAAGAACGAGAGCACCTAGCAGGAGCTGTAACAGGTTTATGGGAGTCGCACCCTTGGCAAGGAGAAAAGAAACTAGTTGACTTTTTTGTATTAAAAGGAATATTACAAGTGTTATTTGCAAAACTTGGTCTTGGAAACAAAATCGAATATAAGCAAAGCGAAATGGATGGCTTGCATCCTGGAAGAACAGCTTCAATTTATTTGTCGGGTAAAAATATTGGTTTTATCGGTCAAGTTCATCCAACAGTTCAGAAGGAAATGGATTTAAAGGACACGTACGTGTTTGAAATTGCTATTAAGGATGTACTTGAAGCCGAAGCAGCACCGTTACAATATGAATTAATTCCAAAATATCCGTCAATTACTAGAGATATTGCACTCGTCGTCAATTATGATAGAACCGCTGCTGAGCTTGTACAAGTCATTGAAAATGCAGGCGGCAAGCTGTTAAAGGATGTAAACGTCTTTGATTTATATGAAGGCGAGCATATGGAATCTGGAAAGAAATCAATCGCTCTTTCTTTAAAATACTTTGCACCTGAACGAACATTAACAGATGAAGAAGTAACAAAAGTTCATAACAAAGTACTAGAAGCACTACAAGAAAAAACCGGTGCTGTTTTTAGAAGTTAA
- the rnhC gene encoding ribonuclease HIII translates to MKNIVLKMNSQQINELKHYYQSVIKDSASPSSLFVAKPASCTITAYQSGKVLFQGNNCEVEAKKWEHLQTEMKKTSYNKRQSTHLPKSISTLSVIGSDEVGTGDFFGPITVVAAYVNKKQIPLLKELGVKDSKHLNDTKIISIGEQLRHCIPFSLLSLHNEKYNELQAKGMTQGKMKALLHNKAISNVLKKIEPEKPEAILIDQFVEKETYFRHIKNEPVIQTENVYFSTKAESVHLAVASASIIARYAFIRHIEKLSDKAGFTIPKGAGATVDIAAARLMKEKGKSILPQFVKLHFANTHKALQIAEKNK, encoded by the coding sequence ATGAAAAATATCGTATTAAAAATGAATTCACAGCAAATAAATGAATTAAAGCATTACTATCAATCAGTAATCAAAGATAGCGCATCTCCGAGCAGTTTATTTGTTGCAAAGCCTGCTTCTTGTACAATTACTGCTTATCAATCTGGAAAAGTGCTATTTCAAGGGAATAATTGTGAGGTTGAGGCAAAAAAGTGGGAACACTTGCAAACAGAAATGAAGAAAACGTCTTATAATAAACGACAATCCACTCATTTGCCTAAATCAATTAGTACTTTATCCGTCATCGGATCAGATGAAGTCGGAACCGGGGACTTTTTCGGACCAATAACTGTTGTAGCTGCATATGTAAACAAAAAACAAATCCCCCTTTTAAAAGAACTAGGAGTGAAAGACTCAAAACATTTAAACGATACAAAAATTATCTCAATCGGCGAACAATTGCGTCACTGTATCCCATTTAGTCTTCTCAGTTTACATAACGAAAAATATAATGAATTGCAAGCAAAGGGAATGACACAAGGAAAAATGAAAGCTTTACTTCATAACAAAGCAATCAGCAATGTACTTAAAAAAATTGAACCAGAGAAACCAGAAGCAATATTAATTGATCAATTTGTTGAAAAGGAAACATATTTTCGACATATTAAAAATGAGCCGGTCATTCAAACTGAAAATGTATATTTCAGTACAAAGGCTGAGAGCGTCCATCTTGCTGTTGCTTCGGCGTCTATTATCGCTCGCTATGCTTTCATAAGACATATCGAAAAGCTTAGTGACAAAGCTGGCTTTACAATCCCGAAAGGTGCAGGTGCAACTGTCGATATTGCCGCAGCCAGATTAATGAAAGAAAAAGGAAAAAGTATCCTCCCGCAATTCGTAAAGCTGCATTTTGCAAACACACATAAAGCTTTACAAATAGCGGAAAAAAATAAATGA
- a CDS encoding long-chain-fatty-acid--CoA ligase, with protein sequence MSERKPWLKHYPKEIPSVLTEEPRPVQQYLREVANEFPDKVAIHFLGKKVTYQELYEAALKLSRYLRELGINKGDRAAIMLPNTPQAVISYYGILMAGGVVVQTNPLYMEREIEYQMKDSGAKVIITLDVLFPRVMKVMPKTNLEHIIVTAIKDFLPFPKNIIYPFKQKKQFGLVVNVNHKGNHHLLTEILKKPVGEEPKIDFDFNEDLALLQYTGGTTGAPKGVMLTHKNLVSNASMCAAWMYKCKRGEEIVLGVLPFFHVYGMTAVMILAIMQGYKMILLPKFDAETTLKTIQKEKPTLFPGAPTIYIGLLNHPNLQKYNLSSIDSCISGSAPLPIEVQQRFEEITGGKLVEGYGLTESSPVTHANFLWERPSIKGSIGVPWPETDAAIVSLETGEHLPPGEIGEIAVKGPQVMKGYWNRPEETEEVLRDGWLFTGDLGYMDEDGYFYVVDRKKDMIIAGGFNIYPREIEEILYEHPDVQEVVVAGVPDPYRGETVKAYIVLKEKATVTEKALNEFARKHLAAYKVPRIYEFRNELPKTAVGKILRRALVDEERKRLDDEQSKQA encoded by the coding sequence ATGTCTGAAAGAAAACCTTGGCTTAAACATTATCCAAAAGAAATTCCTTCAGTCTTAACAGAAGAGCCTCGGCCGGTACAGCAATATTTAAGGGAGGTGGCAAATGAATTTCCAGATAAAGTAGCCATCCATTTTTTAGGTAAAAAGGTTACTTATCAAGAACTTTATGAAGCCGCATTAAAATTATCACGATATTTAAGGGAACTAGGAATTAATAAAGGAGATCGTGCTGCAATTATGCTGCCAAACACGCCTCAAGCAGTTATTAGCTATTACGGTATACTAATGGCAGGAGGAGTTGTTGTCCAAACAAATCCCCTTTATATGGAACGAGAAATTGAATATCAGATGAAAGATTCTGGGGCAAAAGTGATTATTACTTTAGATGTTTTATTCCCTAGAGTAATGAAAGTCATGCCGAAAACAAATTTAGAGCATATTATTGTAACCGCTATCAAGGATTTTTTACCTTTTCCGAAAAATATTATTTATCCTTTCAAGCAAAAAAAGCAATTTGGACTTGTTGTAAATGTAAATCATAAAGGGAATCATCACTTGCTGACAGAAATATTAAAAAAACCAGTTGGCGAAGAGCCAAAAATTGATTTTGATTTTAACGAAGATTTAGCATTGTTACAATATACAGGTGGGACAACGGGAGCTCCTAAAGGAGTTATGCTGACACATAAAAATCTTGTTTCAAATGCTTCAATGTGTGCAGCATGGATGTATAAATGCAAAAGGGGAGAAGAAATTGTTTTAGGAGTCTTACCATTTTTTCATGTGTATGGAATGACAGCAGTTATGATTTTAGCAATCATGCAAGGCTACAAAATGATACTCCTACCAAAATTTGATGCGGAAACAACGTTAAAAACAATTCAAAAAGAAAAGCCTACCTTATTTCCTGGTGCTCCAACAATATATATTGGCTTATTAAATCATCCGAATTTACAAAAATACAATCTTTCCTCAATTGATTCTTGTATAAGCGGTTCTGCGCCATTACCGATAGAAGTGCAACAAAGATTTGAGGAAATTACCGGTGGAAAGCTTGTTGAAGGCTATGGTCTCACTGAATCTTCTCCTGTTACACATGCAAATTTTTTGTGGGAACGTCCGAGTATTAAGGGGAGTATCGGTGTACCTTGGCCCGAAACAGACGCTGCAATTGTCTCTTTAGAAACAGGTGAACATCTTCCGCCAGGTGAAATAGGTGAGATTGCTGTTAAAGGACCGCAAGTGATGAAGGGATACTGGAATCGGCCTGAAGAGACAGAAGAAGTATTGCGCGACGGTTGGTTATTTACAGGTGATCTTGGATATATGGATGAGGATGGATATTTCTATGTTGTTGATCGAAAAAAGGATATGATTATTGCAGGTGGTTTTAATATTTATCCACGGGAAATTGAAGAAATCCTTTATGAGCATCCTGATGTTCAAGAAGTAGTAGTTGCAGGTGTACCAGATCCGTATAGAGGTGAAACTGTAAAAGCATATATTGTTTTAAAAGAAAAGGCAACAGTTACGGAAAAGGCTTTAAATGAGTTTGCGCGGAAACATCTTGCAGCCTACAAAGTTCCAAGAATATATGAATTTAGAAATGAACTGCCTAAAACAGCTGTAGGTAAAATTTTACGAAGAGCGTTAGTTGATGAAGAGAGAAAAAGACTTGATGATGAACAAAGTAAACAGGCATAG
- the zapA gene encoding cell division protein ZapA, whose protein sequence is MSEVQKNRTTVDIYGQQYTIIGTESRSHIRLVASMVDDKMREISSKNPTLDLNKLAVLTAVNAVNDYLKLKDRLEWLERELNK, encoded by the coding sequence TTGTCAGAAGTTCAAAAAAATAGAACAACTGTTGATATATATGGACAGCAATATACGATCATCGGGACAGAGAGTAGGAGCCACATTCGTCTCGTAGCCTCGATGGTAGACGATAAAATGCGTGAAATCAGCTCCAAGAATCCTACGCTTGATCTAAATAAACTTGCCGTTTTAACAGCTGTAAATGCTGTTAATGACTATTTAAAGCTAAAGGATCGTCTCGAATGGCTTGAGCGTGAATTAAATAAATAA
- the polX gene encoding DNA polymerase/3'-5' exonuclease PolX has product MDINKKDIIQLLDIIAIYMELKGENSFKVSAYRKAALALERDMRSLAEIADFTSIPNIGKGTAGVIEEFINNGSSTILNELREEVPKGLIPLLQLPGLGGKKIAKLYKELGIKNVEDLKEACVNNQVQTLPGFGKKTEEKLLASIRNIGSRPERLSIAYMLPIAEAIEAELKQIKQVNQFSRAGSLRRVRETIKDLDFIISTKDPSIVKEQLLKLPNIKETIATGDTKVSIIFEYELDVSVDFRLVKPSEFINALHHFTGSKDHNVRMRQLAKERGEKISEYGVENIETGKIHTFASEKDFFHHFGLPFIPPEVREDGNEIDRMTKETNFITLNDIKGDLHMHSTWSDGAYSIEEMAEACRQRGYQYMAITDHSQFLKVANGLTPDRIRKQREEIDRLNKKYDDFIILAGVEMDILPDGTLDYCDELLSEMDFVIASIHSSFSQPRSKIMERLKTALTNKHVDMIAHPTGRLIGRREGYDVDIDLLIELAKQTNTVLELNANPHRLDLSTEHLKKAHEAGVKLVINTDAHKIDTLAHMEVGVAAARKAWVPKTAVLNALETEQLLSFLKEKRA; this is encoded by the coding sequence TTGGATATAAATAAGAAGGATATTATCCAGTTATTAGATATCATTGCTATTTACATGGAATTAAAAGGAGAAAATTCTTTTAAAGTTTCAGCATACCGGAAAGCAGCTTTAGCTTTAGAGAGAGATATGAGAAGCTTAGCAGAAATAGCTGATTTTACAAGTATTCCGAATATCGGAAAAGGGACAGCAGGGGTTATTGAAGAGTTTATTAACAATGGTAGTTCAACAATTTTAAATGAACTTCGAGAGGAGGTACCGAAAGGACTGATTCCTTTACTGCAATTACCAGGCTTAGGCGGTAAAAAAATTGCTAAGCTGTATAAAGAACTTGGAATCAAAAATGTAGAGGATTTGAAAGAAGCATGTGTAAACAATCAAGTACAAACGTTACCCGGCTTTGGAAAAAAAACAGAGGAAAAATTATTAGCATCAATTAGAAATATCGGAAGTAGACCTGAACGTCTCTCAATTGCTTACATGCTTCCGATTGCTGAAGCGATTGAAGCTGAACTTAAACAAATTAAACAAGTTAATCAGTTTTCACGCGCCGGTAGCTTACGAAGAGTAAGGGAAACGATAAAAGATTTAGATTTTATTATTAGTACAAAAGATCCATCTATCGTTAAGGAGCAGCTTTTAAAGCTCCCAAATATTAAAGAAACAATTGCAACAGGTGATACAAAGGTCTCGATCATTTTTGAATATGAACTTGATGTGTCCGTCGATTTTCGTCTCGTAAAACCTTCAGAATTTATAAATGCATTACACCATTTTACAGGCTCAAAAGATCACAACGTTCGAATGAGACAGTTAGCAAAAGAACGTGGTGAAAAAATTAGCGAGTACGGGGTTGAAAATATTGAAACTGGAAAAATTCATACATTTGCATCTGAAAAAGATTTTTTTCATCACTTTGGACTACCATTTATACCTCCGGAAGTCCGTGAAGATGGAAACGAAATTGATCGGATGACTAAAGAAACAAACTTCATTACCTTAAATGATATAAAAGGAGATTTACATATGCACTCCACTTGGAGTGATGGTGCATATTCGATTGAAGAAATGGCTGAAGCATGCCGCCAAAGAGGTTATCAATATATGGCAATTACTGATCATTCTCAGTTTTTAAAGGTTGCTAACGGTTTAACACCTGATCGCATAAGAAAACAGCGAGAAGAGATAGACCGATTAAATAAAAAATATGATGATTTTATTATTTTAGCTGGTGTAGAAATGGATATTTTACCCGATGGAACGTTAGACTATTGTGATGAATTATTAAGTGAAATGGATTTTGTCATCGCATCAATTCATTCTTCTTTTTCCCAGCCACGCAGTAAAATAATGGAGCGATTAAAAACAGCGCTTACAAATAAACATGTTGATATGATTGCTCATCCTACAGGACGATTAATAGGTCGGCGGGAAGGATATGATGTTGATATTGATCTGCTGATTGAACTAGCAAAACAGACGAACACAGTATTAGAGTTAAATGCAAATCCCCATCGGTTAGACCTTTCCACTGAACATTTGAAAAAGGCGCATGAAGCGGGGGTTAAGCTTGTCATAAATACAGATGCCCATAAAATTGATACGCTCGCACATATGGAAGTGGGTGTAGCAGCAGCTCGAAAAGCTTGGGTGCCAAAAACAGCCGTTTTAAATGCGCTGGAAACGGAACAATTACTCAGCTTTTTGAAAGAAAAACGGGCGTAG
- a CDS encoding endonuclease MutS2, producing the protein MHERTFKVLEFAKVREQLVNHVSSSLGREKVENLLPSSKFEEVIKLQEETDEAVKVLRLKGNVPLGGIFDIRTHIKRAEIGGMLSPHELMQVASTIHSSRIMKRFIEELANEKIDIPILLSFAHRIVVLAELEEKIKTAVDDNGDVLDSASDRLRTLRHQLRGNEARIRSKLEGMIRSANAQKMLSDAIITIRNDRFVIPVKQEYRGHYGGIIHDQSSSGQTLFIEPQSIVQLNNELQEIRVKEQQEIERILTHLTAAVAESNSFLLEIVHILASFDFIFAKARYGNSIKGSKPLINNQGVINLFKARHPLISADEVIANDFSLGKDYTTMVITGPNTGGKTVTLKTVGLCTLMAQAGLQIPALDGSQLAVFAEVYADIGDEQSIEQNLSTFSSHMVNIVDILLHADCNSLVLFDELGAGTDPQEGAALAISILDEVYNRGARVIATTHYPELKAYGYNREGVINASVEFDIETLSPTFKLLIGVPGRSNAFEIAKRLGLNEKVIKNAKTYISADSSKVENMIASLERSKRQADDDLTEAHELLQQAEKLHQDLQKELSNYFEQKDKLLGRAKKESVEIVEKAKIEAEQIISELRKLRFEKHAEIKEHELIHAKKRLEDVTPQIDTSTKHVKRPIKKHSFSPGDEVKVLSFDQVGYLIEKLSEQEWHVQIGILKMKVDETDMEFISKPKKVETKPLATVKGKGYHVSLELDLRGERFEAALQKLEKYIDDALLAGYPRVTIIHGKGTGALRQGVQEYLKNHRAVKHIRFGEAGEGGTGVTVVQFK; encoded by the coding sequence ATGCACGAACGAACTTTCAAAGTGTTAGAATTTGCAAAAGTGAGAGAACAGCTTGTAAATCATGTATCCTCTTCTCTAGGAAGAGAGAAAGTAGAGAATTTGTTACCGTCTTCTAAATTTGAAGAGGTGATCAAACTTCAAGAAGAAACAGATGAGGCAGTAAAAGTATTAAGATTAAAAGGCAACGTTCCGCTTGGTGGTATTTTTGATATACGTACTCATATAAAAAGAGCTGAAATTGGCGGAATGCTCAGTCCGCATGAATTAATGCAAGTTGCGAGTACAATCCATTCCAGCAGAATAATGAAACGATTTATCGAAGAATTAGCTAATGAAAAAATAGATATTCCGATATTGTTATCGTTTGCTCACCGGATCGTTGTTTTAGCGGAGCTTGAGGAAAAAATTAAAACGGCTGTTGATGATAATGGTGATGTTCTTGATAGCGCAAGCGATAGATTACGAACTCTTCGCCACCAACTTCGTGGCAATGAGGCACGAATTAGGTCAAAGCTTGAGGGGATGATCCGTTCTGCTAATGCGCAAAAGATGCTATCTGATGCCATTATAACGATTCGGAATGATCGATTCGTCATTCCTGTTAAGCAAGAATATCGCGGACATTATGGCGGAATTATTCATGACCAAAGTTCTTCAGGACAAACATTATTTATCGAACCGCAATCAATTGTTCAATTAAATAATGAATTGCAAGAAATCCGTGTAAAGGAACAACAAGAGATTGAAAGAATTCTAACTCATTTAACGGCAGCAGTCGCTGAAAGTAATAGCTTTTTACTAGAAATCGTTCATATTTTAGCCAGCTTTGATTTTATTTTTGCAAAGGCACGGTACGGCAATTCAATTAAGGGTTCAAAACCGTTAATCAATAATCAAGGCGTCATTAACTTATTTAAAGCACGTCATCCGCTTATTTCAGCTGATGAAGTCATTGCGAATGATTTTTCTTTAGGAAAAGATTATACGACAATGGTTATTACAGGTCCAAATACAGGTGGTAAAACGGTAACGCTGAAAACCGTAGGATTATGTACATTAATGGCTCAAGCTGGATTACAAATTCCTGCCCTCGATGGTTCACAATTAGCTGTTTTTGCTGAAGTATACGCTGATATCGGGGATGAACAGTCAATTGAACAAAATTTAAGTACTTTTTCATCACATATGGTCAACATCGTTGATATTTTACTTCATGCTGATTGTAATAGTCTTGTATTATTTGATGAATTAGGAGCAGGGACAGATCCTCAGGAAGGTGCTGCGCTTGCTATTTCAATATTAGATGAGGTGTATAATCGTGGAGCTCGCGTCATCGCCACAACTCATTATCCAGAATTAAAGGCATACGGATACAATCGTGAAGGAGTAATCAATGCAAGTGTTGAATTTGATATCGAGACTTTAAGTCCTACATTTAAGCTATTAATCGGTGTACCAGGACGAAGTAACGCCTTTGAGATTGCAAAACGGCTCGGTTTAAATGAAAAAGTAATTAAAAATGCTAAAACTTATATAAGTGCAGATAGTAGTAAAGTAGAAAATATGATTGCATCACTGGAAAGAAGTAAACGGCAAGCCGACGATGATTTAACGGAAGCACACGAGCTTTTACAACAGGCAGAAAAGCTTCATCAAGACTTACAAAAGGAATTAAGCAATTATTTTGAACAGAAAGATAAATTATTAGGCAGAGCAAAAAAGGAATCAGTTGAAATAGTTGAAAAAGCGAAAATAGAAGCGGAACAAATTATTAGTGAACTAAGAAAACTGCGATTTGAGAAGCATGCGGAAATTAAAGAGCATGAATTAATTCATGCGAAGAAACGGCTTGAAGATGTTACCCCACAAATTGACACATCAACTAAGCATGTTAAAAGGCCTATAAAGAAACATTCCTTTAGTCCAGGAGATGAGGTAAAGGTATTAAGCTTTGATCAAGTTGGTTATCTCATTGAAAAATTATCAGAACAGGAATGGCATGTTCAAATAGGAATATTAAAAATGAAGGTTGACGAAACAGATATGGAGTTCATCTCCAAACCTAAAAAAGTCGAGACAAAACCTCTTGCTACAGTAAAAGGAAAAGGTTATCACGTCAGCCTTGAGCTTGATTTAAGAGGAGAGCGTTTTGAAGCTGCTTTACAAAAACTCGAAAAATATATTGACGATGCTTTACTGGCAGGATATCCCCGTGTCACAATTATCCATGGAAAAGGAACGGGAGCGTTACGGCAAGGTGTCCAAGAATATTTAAAAAATCATAGAGCAGTTAAGCATATTCGTTTCGGAGAAGCAGGTGAGGGAGGCACAGGTGTTACTGTTGTACAGTTCAAATAA
- a CDS encoding CvpA family protein — MLDLLIIVFLILGFFIGLKRGFILQVIHFAGFIISIIVAFIYFDDLAPKLKMWVPYPQFSDNSSMKLLFDQANIEDMYYRAIAFVLIFFAVKILLQMIGSMLDFVSSIPILRKLNIWAGGILGFIEVYFIIFIILYISALLPVESIQTPLNDSIIMKGIVEHTPFLSQQLRDLWIE, encoded by the coding sequence ATGCTTGATCTACTCATTATTGTGTTTCTTATTCTCGGATTTTTTATCGGTTTAAAACGAGGATTTATTCTTCAAGTTATTCATTTTGCAGGCTTTATCATTTCGATCATCGTTGCTTTTATTTATTTCGATGACCTTGCTCCAAAATTAAAAATGTGGGTTCCCTATCCACAATTCAGCGATAATTCAAGTATGAAATTGTTATTTGATCAAGCTAACATAGAAGATATGTATTATCGAGCAATTGCTTTTGTTTTAATCTTTTTTGCGGTAAAAATTTTATTGCAAATGATCGGTTCTATGCTAGATTTTGTTTCCAGTATACCAATATTAAGAAAACTAAATATTTGGGCAGGTGGAATATTAGGATTTATTGAAGTTTATTTTATCATTTTTATTATACTATATATATCTGCTTTACTCCCAGTAGAATCAATTCAAACGCCGTTGAACGATTCGATTATCATGAAGGGGATTGTAGAGCACACACCGTTTTTATCACAGCAACTAAGGGATCTTTGGATTGAATAA